In Methanofollis fontis, the following proteins share a genomic window:
- a CDS encoding tetratricopeptide repeat protein: MDTTIALNFFREHFWIERWCRKTPTPEETALLRLFLIRRERDMGFAAEAAAAAFADDAAKDAFRTTLAGALATSFPDLDGSGPDAYLWRRYLAFLDESDLNSAHIVRGMLNTCTAETQGGTVPAPSCIATDIPAAQWEGREKRAVMTEIHYPDLYFESSYPGGFPETQIVPADLEITDFAFSCLKNLNGGSIPPGGARTFTRFLNDSATILAVVWFAGREREEQIAILNREYPFRLDEETLDRFVALFDDQETLLEEAAGLVRRGLIEEAETIYAYAIVHSDDSMVHYTAFENLGVLFREAGEHERAIECAERALAIRRVEAESDPYAVALAEKSLAEALYSAGETERAANLTASVEATVGRLDPAESANLLWALGSSFRRTGRFEEEYAALTRILEMEGGENAEEAAMARLFSMDQYARPDGSFDLPALAALEDRRRYLDRFGQGAVLLQAFQFERAIRSFEEALAISHDTDLMRNIAIAHRLYGLPEQGRRYLEEVLRMRPTDTYARIHLGLLDGGAEGTALIRRAIEDAVQEGADLGLILYPLVRDAVVAGTIDAAIEHFANFPTRNGVRALAHLGAGTNLADLGCIAEAERCYRRGLRANPPAPVRARILRNMGALASDAGDLERACSLLEKAQAIAPGDPTILFRLAGVRAGLNDRSGAAEAAREAVRLAPAEERYLHARDLRESLERVAPPTPADPEAADLIRAGEEFLEYCPEHAARAYALAWERISDEAAESPGPEDDLLAFREEILGRIAERSG; this comes from the coding sequence ATGGATACGACCATTGCACTGAACTTTTTCCGCGAGCACTTCTGGATCGAGCGCTGGTGCCGGAAGACACCCACACCCGAAGAGACCGCCCTTCTCCGCCTGTTTCTGATCCGCCGGGAGCGCGATATGGGGTTTGCCGCTGAGGCGGCGGCGGCGGCATTTGCCGACGATGCGGCGAAAGACGCCTTCAGAACCACCCTTGCAGGCGCCCTTGCCACCTCCTTCCCCGATCTCGACGGAAGCGGACCTGACGCATATCTCTGGCGGCGCTATCTGGCGTTCCTCGATGAAAGCGACCTCAATTCAGCACATATCGTCAGGGGGATGCTCAACACCTGCACGGCGGAGACGCAGGGGGGGACCGTCCCCGCCCCCTCCTGCATCGCCACCGATATCCCTGCAGCACAATGGGAAGGACGGGAGAAACGGGCGGTGATGACGGAGATACACTACCCTGACCTCTATTTCGAGTCATCCTATCCGGGCGGGTTTCCCGAAACCCAGATCGTTCCAGCCGACCTTGAGATCACCGATTTCGCCTTTTCATGCCTGAAAAATCTCAACGGCGGTTCGATCCCCCCTGGCGGCGCCCGGACGTTCACACGGTTTCTCAACGATTCGGCCACCATTCTGGCCGTTGTCTGGTTTGCCGGGAGGGAGCGGGAGGAGCAGATCGCCATCCTGAACCGGGAGTACCCCTTCCGCCTCGACGAGGAGACCCTCGACCGGTTCGTGGCCCTCTTCGACGACCAGGAGACCCTGCTCGAGGAAGCGGCCGGACTGGTGCGCCGAGGGCTGATCGAGGAGGCGGAGACGATCTATGCGTATGCGATCGTCCATTCAGACGACAGCATGGTGCACTACACCGCCTTCGAGAACCTGGGCGTCCTCTTCAGGGAGGCCGGAGAGCATGAGCGGGCGATCGAATGCGCCGAACGCGCCCTGGCCATCAGGAGGGTGGAGGCCGAGAGCGACCCCTATGCAGTGGCCCTGGCGGAGAAGAGTCTTGCCGAAGCACTCTACAGTGCCGGAGAGACAGAACGTGCGGCCAATCTGACCGCTTCGGTGGAAGCGACCGTCGGACGCCTCGACCCCGCAGAATCGGCAAACCTCCTCTGGGCCCTGGGGTCGTCGTTCCGGCGCACCGGGCGGTTTGAGGAGGAGTACGCCGCGCTCACCCGCATCCTGGAGATGGAGGGGGGCGAAAATGCGGAGGAGGCGGCGATGGCCCGCCTCTTCTCGATGGACCAGTACGCCCGCCCCGACGGTTCCTTTGATCTCCCGGCACTCGCCGCACTCGAAGACCGGCGGCGATACCTGGACCGGTTCGGACAGGGCGCCGTCCTCCTTCAGGCATTCCAGTTCGAGCGGGCGATCCGCTCCTTTGAAGAGGCCCTCGCCATCTCGCACGACACCGACCTGATGCGGAACATCGCCATCGCCCATCGCCTCTACGGTCTGCCGGAGCAGGGGCGCCGGTATCTCGAGGAGGTGCTGCGGATGCGCCCGACCGACACCTATGCCCGGATCCACCTCGGGCTGCTGGACGGCGGTGCGGAAGGGACGGCGCTGATCCGCCGGGCGATCGAGGACGCCGTGCAGGAGGGCGCCGACCTCGGTCTGATCCTCTACCCGCTTGTGCGGGATGCCGTCGTCGCCGGCACCATCGATGCCGCCATCGAACATTTCGCCAATTTCCCGACCCGGAACGGCGTCAGGGCGCTCGCCCATCTCGGCGCCGGCACGAACCTCGCCGACCTGGGATGCATTGCAGAGGCAGAGCGCTGTTACCGGCGGGGTCTGCGGGCGAACCCCCCTGCCCCGGTGCGCGCCCGGATCCTCAGGAACATGGGCGCCCTCGCGTCCGACGCCGGGGACCTCGAGCGTGCGTGTTCGCTCCTGGAAAAGGCGCAGGCGATCGCCCCCGGCGATCCAACAATACTCTTCCGCCTCGCCGGGGTGCGAGCAGGTCTCAACGACCGGAGCGGGGCGGCGGAGGCGGCCCGGGAGGCGGTGCGCCTCGCCCCGGCAGAGGAGCGCTACCTGCACGCACGGGACCTCCGAGAATCACTGGAGCGGGTCGCCCCCCCGACACCGGCAGACCCGGAGGCCGCGGACCTCATCCGCGCCGGCGAGGAGTTTCTCGAATACTGCCCGGAGCATGCCGCACGCGCCTATGCCCTGGCATGGGAGCGGATCTCGGACGAGGCAGCAGAGAGCCCCGGCCCCGAGGACGACCTGCTGGCGTTCAGGGAGGAGATCCTGGGCCGCATCGCAGAACGCTCCGGGTGA